DNA sequence from the Neomonachus schauinslandi chromosome 16, ASM220157v2, whole genome shotgun sequence genome:
AAGCcaccgacccccccccccccggcccctccGCACCTGAGATCTGCACGGCCTGGAAGCGGGGCACGCAGGCCAGGAAGCCGGCGACGCTCTCGCAGCCCTCAGGGAAGGTGACCAGGCGGCTGTCTAGCACCCGCAGGCGGGGGTTCACGAACACGCGCAGGGGGAAGGGCTCCATCTGGCGGGCCTCGCGCAGGGGCGGCGCGCAGGCGCGGAAGAACGCCTCGGGGAACTCTAAAGCCAGCACCTGCAGCGGCACCCCGAGTTGCGGAGCGCTCAGGCCCACGCAGCGTCGGCGCCGCATCACCTGCACCAACCTCTGCACCAGCATCTGCAGTTCGGGCCCCGCCAGCTGCGCCGGGTCCACAGGGGCCGCCACGGCCCGCAGCGCCGGGTCCCCGACCTGGCACACGCGCCGGTACGGCGGCTCGGGCGCGCCCCGCACCAGACGCCGCACGTAGCGCCAGTAGGACCGCCGGCGCGCCGGGCCCTCGAGGCCGTCCCGGGCGGGCGCGGAACTGCAGGCCCGGGCGCCGCCGGCCGCCGCTCCCCGTCCCCACGGTGGGGCCGGCCCCAAGCAGTGACGCGCCCGCACCAGCAGCGTTCCCAGCAGCAGCCCGGCTCCCATCCGGCCCCCGGGGCGCCGAGCACAGccgcccggccgccgccgccctcCCCGGGCCCCGTAGGCGAGCGCTCCCGTCGCGGGGGACGCCGGGAAGCAGAGTTCCCGCGCGCCTTCCGGGAGCGCCGGCGCGGCCCCAGAGCTCAGCCCGCCTCCGTGACGTCAGCAACTTTATTAGTGAATTCCGTGTTTTACGGTATAATCAGCCATTGGCGAGCGTGACGCAAAGGTGCCCCTTTTCGTTTGCTGTCACGAATGCGTTTGCAGCCTTCCCCCTAGGGCTGCCCGGTGCTCTCCGAGGCCGGCCTCGCCTCCCCGCGGGCGCGGCAGGAAGCCCTGGCCATCCCGTGCCCCGGGCCGCGCCGCGGCTGGGTGCAGGGGCGCCGGCTAGGGGTCCGCACCGGGCGCCTCAGCCTGCGGCGCCTCGGCTGAGTCCGCCTGCTTCTGCGCGTCCTCAGGGCGAGCTGCAGCGACGGGCTCCAAGCCTGACTCCTCGGCGGCGGCTGCTGGAGCTGCGAGCTCCGGCACCAGCTCCTTTTCATCTAGACAGAGGACCAGCTCTCTCTTCGGCAGGAGGAAGGCAAGAGGCTCCTGGACGAGGCCGATGTTCACATGCCCAAGGTTTCCGTACTTGGAGAGCTGAGTGGGTGGAATGCCTGACCCAGAAGGTAGAGAAAGTGAAGTAGAAAAAAcgtttaataaatttaaatattgatcTGTCACAGGGGAGAAAAACTTACAGGACAGTTTCCACATTTCCATACAGTAAAAGTCATCTTCGTGATACCGGACAGGAAACTATACTATGAGGCGAGACTTTGAAGGTAATCTGGAATAACACAGTGGAGGGTGGATCGAGTTAAAAGCCAAGAGAACCTCAGAAGGCACTGGCTTCCCTGTGCCAGGCCCAAGGAGAAAGCTGGGGGGAAAGTGGCCAACAGCCATTCTTCTGGTGTGGCCACTGGCCGACTGCCCTAAGGGAAGCTCTGCCTCCCCCGGCCCCCACTCCTGGCACAGAGAGAGTGGGCACAGGGAAGTGAAGACAAGTtaggaaaaatctttttaaaataccttctctggacatttcatataaagagAGTCCTACAATAGGTGGTTCTCCTGTGACTAGCTGCTTCCACTTAGCCAGATAtacacatactgtattatttaatttatatgaaatgtccagaaaaggcaaatctctGGTAACAGAAAGCTGATtaggggttgccaggggctaacAGTGGGATTGGGGAATGACTACATTGGGCTAGAGGgatctttttggggtgatggaaatattttaaaattggatagTGGTAATGATTGTACATCTCTGTATACTTACTAAAAAACATTGAGTTTTacaaatgggtgaattttatttagtatatgaattatatcaataaagtagttttaaagatctttcccctcctttctcttacCTAAGGTCTGTGCTATCTGAGCTGGTGGAAAAAGGACTTGGAGACAGCGATTTAAATAAGGAACAAGGTCTTCCAGGAAGACAGTGCAGAACTGGACAAAGAGCTCTTGCTCCCCACTGCTGAAAGCAGCCTCTTCTGCGCGATGGAAGGCCAGGATTGTTTTGGTTACCTAGGAGACAAGGGCACCATCAGTCACTAGAGTAGTCTATCACCATCAGCAGTACCTGAAACTAAGCACAAATGTGCAGCCCTCAAGTTTTCATAAAGAAAGTCATTCCAAACAGTACATTATATTACTGTCTTGTTTAAATTCAGAATTGTCACTCTCCACAGTTCTGTCACTTCATTAATGTATTTCTGACCCAAACCCAACTTGTTTCATTACTGGTACACTTTCCACTTTCAGTAGAAAAGCATCAAGAGGTTCTTGATTCCTAAAGGAGATGACCAGAACTATATTGGATCcaggaaaatgaagcaaaactGTATAAGGTTTTTACTGAGTAAGGCAGTTGAGGTTCCAGGAAGCTAGACTgctagaaaattataaaagaacacAGAGCTAGAAAAGAAGATCCACATACAAATAACAGAACAACCTAGCTGACATTCCTGGTTCCAAGTCCTAACTGTGCCTCTTGCTGGTTTTGTGACTTCCATATGATTACTTAAACACTTTGTGccctctgttcctcagtttccttatctatagaGTACGGTCTGCAACAGGACCTACCTCTTAGGGTTGTGAGGATCAAGTCTTAATAGGTATAAAATATGATGAACACTACCTGGCATGGAGTAAGTTCTCTATAAGTATTAGCAGATTACTATTACCTGAATTTCACTGACTACAAAGTTTCAATGCTCAGGCTTGCTTTCTCTCACAGGAGggcattaacattttttttttgagtaacaCAAgtgggaaagtttattaaagcaaaaagTACACTCTTGAGATATGAGAGCGGGCAAGCTCAAGAGTGAGAGAGCTAGGCCCAGAAAGATTTTATATAACCATGTCACAACTGCTACCCGGCTGACAGCAATTATAAGATGCCATTAAGTTGTAAGAAACATCCCAATATCTAAAggtttaaatatgtaaaaaatgtgCAGGATATCATTGGTTGTAGAATTTCTTGTATTATGTAGAATTCTAAGATGGTTCTTTTGAATCCCAGCCCCTGGTATCCACTCCTTTGTGTAATCCCTTCCCCTTGATTGCAGGCAGAATGTGTGGCTTgtttctaaccaatagaatatggcaaaggtgaaggattttgcagatgtaatcaaagcccctaatcagttgactttgagttacAATCAAGGGATATCCTGGGTGGACCTGACTTAATCAgataagccttttatttttatttttattttttattttttttctttttaaagattttatttatttatttgagagagagagaatgagagacagagaacatgagagggaggagggtcagagggagaagcagactccctgccgagctgggagcccgatgcgggactcaatcccgggactccaggatcatgacctgagccgaaggcagtcgcttaaccgactgagccacccaggcgccccagataagCCTTTTAAAAAAGGGTTGAGGatttccttaaaagaagagatttACGCAGGAGAGTTGCTCTCCGTTGGCCTTGAAGAATCAGAAAGCCACACTGTATGGAGTGAGGCAGCTTCTAGGACCTAAAGGCCTTAAACCTACAACTGCAAAGAACAGAAATCTGCCAACATGAATGAGCTTGAAAGGGTACCCCAAGCTTTAGATGAGACTGTGGCCTGACCAACACCTTGACTGTAATTTTGTGAGatcctgagcagaggacccaggacTCCCAATTCaaagaaactgggggaaaaataaatgtatgttgttttagGCTGCtgtgtttgttatgcagcagtagaaaactaatactTTACTGAATCATTATTACAGGTGAGCCCCTTCATGAATTGTTCTAGGTCCCATGATGGGGGACTAACCAGAGCTTCTCAATCAGAAAAATCTCTAAAACCCCACTAAGCCTAACTCTGCAACCACCTACTACATAAACTggtttattttttacaaaagtcTGGCCACCTGTTACCAAAGAAAGCCCCAGTAGAGAGCCAACAGGATGTGCTCACCTTGGCAAGGGCGTCCTCCAGGGCCCTAGTCACACCCTGTGCCAGGGCCACAGGACAGCAGAGGCGCAGATCATTGAAGGCAACCAGAATATTGTTGAGGAAGCAGGCAAGGGGTGGGAAATCTAAGAGCACCATGGGTGGCTGCAGTGTCCCCGGCTGAGTGACTGGCACAGCAGCAGGCAGGTTACTGCTGCCCAGGATGGGTGGAGCTGAGATGAGGGTGTAGGAATTCATTTCATCCTGGAACTTCTCCACTGCTTCCTGAATTGCTTTCTGGAAAGTGCTGATGGCCACCCGCTGGAAAACAGGAGCCAACTGGCCCCGGAAATCGACCCCCACCCGGCTGAAGGATAGCCCAAAGTACATGCACTGACCCAGCAAAGAGTCTAGACGACCACCAACCCCCCGGTGAAGGTCAGTCTCCAGCACCTGCAGGAACTGTGAGATTCTCTGTAGCACCCAGCCGTAGAAGATGGCACTCTCATTCATAGTGTGCTCACCCGTGGCAGGGGGCAACAACGGGTCCTCATCGGAGAATATGGCACGGTACTGGGTGATGATATCGAACAGATGGACACGGCAGGCCTCAATGGTTTTTGTGATGTGGAAATAGGGATCATCATTGGGAATGGCAGTCAGGATGGAACGGAGCCAAGCATCTCGGGCCTGAAGAAACTTAACCCTCAACTCAGCCTCAGTGAAGACATCCATGCACCGCAGGAAGCTAATGACACggaggcaggcagggagctggatgttGGTTCTTAGCTGCTGGATCAGCTGGCTCAGCATCAGCTGCATGGACTGGCGCACTTCATTCACAATGCCCTGACAATATAGGGGGTCAGTCACACCACACTGGGAAAGACACTTCCAGGAATCCATTCCACTACCCCTGAATACTGCAGATCAACATTCCCACTGCTTTTCCTGATATATGAAGATTTCCTAAAGTTGATGTGTACAGGCTTACCAACAAAGATCTAATTCACTGTGGCCATATGTAACTATTCACTGTGGCCTACAGGCCCTGTTTTTTTCTCC
Encoded proteins:
- the PDF gene encoding peptide deformylase, mitochondrial — protein: MGAGLLLGTLLVRARHCLGPAPPWGRGAAAGGARACSSAPARDGLEGPARRRSYWRYVRRLVRGAPEPPYRRVCQVGDPALRAVAAPVDPAQLAGPELQMLVQRLVQVMRRRRCVGLSAPQLGVPLQVLALEFPEAFFRACAPPLREARQMEPFPLRVFVNPRLRVLDSRLVTFPEGCESVAGFLACVPRFQAVQISGLDPKGEQVVWQASGWAARIIQHEMDHLQGCLFIDKMDSKTFTNIYWMEVND
- the COG8 gene encoding conserved oligomeric Golgi complex subunit 8 — protein: MAATATIASSTTASATATVTAAALGEVEDEGLLASLFRDRFPEAQWRERPDVGRYLRELSGSGLERLRREPERLAEERAQLLQQTRDLAFANYKTFIRGAECTERIHRLFGDVEASLGRLLDRLPSFQQSCRYFVKEAEEISSNRRMNTLTLNRHTEILEILEIPQLMDTCVRNSYYEEALELAAYVHRLERKYSSIPVIQGIVNEVRQSMQLMLSQLIQQLRTNIQLPACLRVISFLRCMDVFTEAELRVKFLQARDAWLRSILTAIPNDDPYFHITKTIEACRVHLFDIITQYRAIFSDEDPLLPPATGEHTMNESAIFYGWVLQRISQFLQVLETDLHRGVGGRLDSLLGQCMYFGLSFSRVGVDFRGQLAPVFQRVAISTFQKAIQEAVEKFQDEMNSYTLISAPPILGSSNLPAAVPVTQPGTLQPPMVLLDFPPLACFLNNILVAFNDLRLCCPVALAQGVTRALEDALAKVTKTILAFHRAEEAAFSSGEQELFVQFCTVFLEDLVPYLNRCLQVLFPPAQIAQTLGIPPTQLSKYGNLGHVNIGLVQEPLAFLLPKRELVLCLDEKELVPELAAPAAAAEESGLEPVAAARPEDAQKQADSAEAPQAEAPGADP